TTTGCCTGTGAACATGCAGAAATAGAACCTGACATGATATGTATAGCCAAGGGCTTATCATCAGGCTATTATCCAATAGCCATACTTTGCATAACAACTGATATATTTAATGCTTTTTATGCAGATTATAAAGAAGGAAAATCTTTTTTACACTCTCACACATATTCAGGAAATCCATTAGGTTGTAGAATAGCATTAGAAGTTTTAAAAATTTTCAAAGAAGAAAATATTTTAAAAACTGTAAATGAAAAAGGTGCTTATCTAAAACAAAAAATGAAAGAAATTTTTAAAGATAAACCTTATGTAAAAGATATAAGAAATATTGGACTTATAGGTGCTATTGAATTAAAAGATAATATTCTTCCAAATATTAGAGTTGGTAAAGAAATATATAATCTAGCATTAAAAAAAGGAGTGTTTGTTAGACCTATTGGAAATAGTATTTATTTTATGCCTCCATATATTATAACCTATGAAGAAATTAATAAAATGCTTCAAGTTTGTAAGGAATCCATTGAGGAGCTTTTAAAAATATAAAACATATTTGACAACAAAAAAAACATCTGTTATATTATGTATGTTATATTATTTTAAAAGAAAATGTATTTACAAAATACATATGGAGGGAAAAAATGAAGAAATTATTATTGCTATTAGCAATACTATCAAGTGGGGTATATGCTTCATCAATAGATCATATTCAAACATATAGCCCAGATTATCTATCTAACCAAGCACAAACTGGTATGATAGATTCTGTATCACCTTTCTATAACCCTGCTGGAACTGCAAGGTTTGAAAAAGGAAAATATTTTCATGTAGGGATTCAATGGGCTCATGGACATGAAAAAATGTCTTACAAAGAAAGAGAACATAAAGCAATCCTGAATCAATTAATTCCAAATATAACATTGACATCAACAGATGATAATGGAGCATATTTTTTTGATTTTGGTGGACTTGCTGGTGGGGGAAAATTAAATTATGATGGTGTATCAGGAGTTGATGTTTTAACAGACTTAGCACAATTTAAACCATTAGGAATTTATGATAAAGGCTCTTCATTGACAGGAGAAAATATGTATGAACAAGCCACTTTAGGTAGAGCTTTTTCAGTAAATGATAAATTATCATTTTCAATAGCAGGTAGAGTAGTACATGGTTCAAGAAAATTAAGTGGTAATCTAAATATAGGTGTTAACCCAAGCACTGAATATAAACAAGCAAAAGCTCAACAAATAACTCAAGAAGTTAGCAAAGCTGTGGATGCTTCTACACAAGGAAAAGGGTTATCTGCTGCCCAAATTGCTGCAATAAAAAAGCAAAAAACTAATGAAGCATTAACAAAATTTCAACAAAGAGTGTCTGGCTTGGTTAAAGATGGTTTAGTTGGAGATATAGATGCAAAAAGAGAAGCATGGGGTTATGGTTTCCAATTAGGAATAAACTATAAAGTAAATGACAAATTAAATTTAGCTGCCAGATATGATTCAAGAGTAAAAATGAATTTTAAATCCAAAGGTTCTGAACATCAATTACAAACAACAGATGTTTTAGGACAAACTATTGGCTTGACTACTTTCTATCCACAATATATAATAGACTCAAAAGTAAGAAGAGATTTACCTGCAATATTATCAGTAGGTGCTTCTTATAAAATAACAGACAATTATTTAGTTTCTGGTACAGCCAATTATTACTTTAATCGTCAAGCTAGAATGGATAGAGTATCAGCTTTTGGTGAACTTGAACATGGTAGAGATTATAAAGATGGTTGGGAAGTAGCTTTTGGAAATGAATATAAACTAAATAATAGATTTACCTTAATTGGTAGTATAAACTATGCAAGAACAGGAGCTAAAAATGCTTCTTTTAATGATACTGAATATGCCTTAAATTCTGTTACATTAGGTGCTGGTGTCAGATATAATTTTGATGAAACTTTAGCTATTACAGCTTCTGTTGCTCATTTTATTTATGAAAAAGAAGAAGGAAATTTTAAAGAAAAATATAAAGTTGATGAGAATCAAAAATATCACAAGCAAATAACTGCTATGGGATTATCTAT
This Fusobacterium animalis 7_1 DNA region includes the following protein-coding sequences:
- a CDS encoding OmpP1/FadL family transporter, which encodes MKKLLLLLAILSSGVYASSIDHIQTYSPDYLSNQAQTGMIDSVSPFYNPAGTARFEKGKYFHVGIQWAHGHEKMSYKEREHKAILNQLIPNITLTSTDDNGAYFFDFGGLAGGGKLNYDGVSGVDVLTDLAQFKPLGIYDKGSSLTGENMYEQATLGRAFSVNDKLSFSIAGRVVHGSRKLSGNLNIGVNPSTEYKQAKAQQITQEVSKAVDASTQGKGLSAAQIAAIKKQKTNEALTKFQQRVSGLVKDGLVGDIDAKREAWGYGFQLGINYKVNDKLNLAARYDSRVKMNFKSKGSEHQLQTTDVLGQTIGLTTFYPQYIIDSKVRRDLPAILSVGASYKITDNYLVSGTANYYFNRQARMDRVSAFGELEHGRDYKDGWEVAFGNEYKLNNRFTLIGSINYARTGAKNASFNDTEYALNSVTLGAGVRYNFDETLAITASVAHFIYEKEEGNFKEKYKVDENQKYHKQITAMGLSITKKF